The following are encoded together in the Deinococcus soli (ex Cha et al. 2016) genome:
- a CDS encoding exodeoxyribonuclease III, with amino-acid sequence MTDALKVTTLNVNGLRSALRKGLRDWAAREQPDVLLLQEVRADPMPDALADLGYAGAWFPAQKAGYSGVAVLSRRPLSDVRVGMPHAELDAEGRVLSAVVDGVRFVSVYLPSGSSGPDRQGFKDRTLLDFQAWTDALLAEGQPVVIGGDYNIAHQQVDLKNWRSNQKNSGFLPHERAWMTAHLASGLTDTHRACLGEAAEYTWWSNRANAYANNVGWRIDYLLASGVTVQEVCVDRDARLSDHAPLSGVIRPGGPLREA; translated from the coding sequence ATGACGGACGCTCTGAAAGTCACCACCCTGAATGTGAACGGTCTCCGCAGCGCGCTGCGCAAGGGCCTGCGCGACTGGGCCGCGCGGGAACAGCCGGACGTGCTGCTGCTGCAGGAGGTCCGCGCCGACCCCATGCCCGACGCCCTGGCGGACCTGGGCTACGCCGGGGCGTGGTTCCCGGCGCAGAAGGCCGGGTACAGCGGCGTGGCGGTCCTGTCCCGCCGACCCCTGTCGGACGTCCGCGTGGGCATGCCGCACGCGGAGCTGGACGCCGAGGGCCGCGTGCTGAGCGCCGTGGTGGACGGCGTGCGCTTCGTGAGCGTGTACCTGCCCAGCGGCAGCAGCGGCCCGGACCGGCAGGGCTTCAAGGACCGTACGCTGCTGGACTTCCAGGCGTGGACGGACGCCCTACTGGCCGAGGGGCAACCCGTGGTGATCGGCGGAGATTACAACATCGCGCACCAGCAGGTGGACCTGAAGAACTGGCGCTCGAATCAGAAGAACAGCGGCTTTCTGCCGCACGAGCGGGCGTGGATGACCGCGCACCTCGCGTCGGGCCTGACGGACACGCACCGGGCTTGCCTGGGCGAGGCGGCGGAGTACACGTGGTGGAGCAACCGCGCGAACGCGTACGCGAACAACGTGGGCTGGCGCATCGACTATCTGCTCGCATCGGGCGTGACCGTGCAGGAAGTCTGCGTGGACCGTGACGCGCGCCTGAGCGACCACGCGCCCCTGAGCGGCGTGATCCGGCCGGGCGGGCCGCTCAGGGAAGCGTAA
- the rnr gene encoding ribonuclease R: MPKTKKTETVPGTERTGTDITKTTPSKRGAKKTAAQTEPKTAASTSARPAKRGASKAPAKTTASPRAKKTVAVTPDPVVEAPIPAEVPTLAEPVTPPVQAAPKRGARKAAPAPAPVESTPTEAAPTEAAPVAAVPADVTAEVEATPAPASEPQPVKVRRGRPAKVKTEHAEQPEIQERAAVTAAADTETVNTVEPTQPAEAIPAEQPKPARGKTGRRPSRAGIASLAEIEPAPVTATEGSEEPTAPKRKAGRGRQAAAPVTEPEVQAPTAELAPEPGAPAVKPARRGRKPRAAPMQDTPASEPEGVADALPDLAPTDADPVILEVPRKRGGRRKNVLPVAPLEDVLTGVEAVTSEPQPTEVAAEAVETEPVTAEPLVAEAPAAETKGRRGRKKKPEAAPAPTPVDADEPTPVVDQAAESVEEAEAGEPLPGLDPLRDLVVAQLRKLGRPVHVRDLERTFTRQTMNRLGGWRELTDLLDTLVEDGQVIRTRKKTYGLPEAMSLIRGRFQASAAGFGFVIPDSGGEDYYVPAEQTLEAWNGDIVLVRQEGRGDSRDDRGRGGSRRGQRGDGNPRASVVRIVQRAYRQLVGTLEFHHGHPILKPDDHRARHRILLLPEGLDGLEAGARVVTELFWPEHTGEDEVFGQVSRVLGDQDDPVTETEAVIVKFGLRGDFPEDVLEQANAIPTQIPEEALKGRLDLRDFNIFTVDGRDAKDFDDAIHIQPTPEGTFVVGVHIADVSHYVQEGSPLDEEAYARATSVYLPGRVLPMLPEHLSNGVCSLVPYEDRLTMTALVELSAEGEILKVQLAPSVINSKARLTYDEVQAYSEATATLPEHARHLEGDLHLLLKITTKLRQKRLREGSLDFKLREVKVDVGPDGRMELIPIREETARGMIEDLMLLANKVVAHELIQREIPALFRIHEEPTLQRFQDVTNAIGRLGLAFPGGEPTPQAYQAVLKQVRGTPRESVVNTLLLRSMQQAKYAGENLGHFGLAFDEYLHFTSPIRRYPDLLVHRVLRGMLSGELKASSRGVAQLQARLPGMGEHTSERERAATEAERDLTKYYQAKWAQEHLGESFPGTVSGVVASGLFVALDNGVEGKLHISHLDDDYYVFIEDAQILRGRSRGRSYRLGDSLHVTIQAVNPLARQTDFTLADPTDPDYRPGDLHQETDMDSPVKPRARRREDREQEKREKLQSLPVSEPKKFTLEDPSNRPTLSPSAGGRGGRGRQAPAGRSEGRGESRGEARGEGRERGQGRTFGGVSMGRSRRVITLERPRNEHLRPVNITVQRMYFGDWTLENMPPEDGQGGGRGGRPPMRERSGGERGRGFTRGGNDRGAVQRVNGRQQGQGQGRQREAAPQVQAPQPAPAAAQDAAGDDAKRRRRRRGRRGGGGSAPTQS; this comes from the coding sequence ATGCCGAAAACGAAGAAGACGGAAACGGTGCCCGGCACCGAGAGGACCGGCACCGACATCACCAAGACCACCCCCTCCAAGCGCGGCGCGAAGAAAACGGCCGCCCAGACCGAACCGAAGACGGCCGCCAGTACGTCGGCCCGCCCGGCGAAGCGCGGCGCCAGCAAGGCTCCTGCGAAGACCACCGCTAGCCCCCGCGCGAAGAAGACCGTGGCGGTCACGCCCGACCCTGTCGTCGAGGCGCCCATCCCCGCCGAAGTCCCCACCCTGGCCGAGCCGGTCACGCCCCCTGTGCAGGCCGCGCCGAAGCGTGGCGCCCGCAAGGCGGCCCCGGCTCCCGCACCCGTGGAGTCAACCCCAACAGAAGCAGCACCAACTGAGGCGGCCCCAGTCGCAGCAGTTCCTGCCGACGTGACTGCCGAGGTCGAGGCGACCCCTGCGCCCGCATCCGAGCCGCAGCCCGTGAAGGTCCGCCGTGGCCGTCCGGCAAAGGTGAAGACCGAGCACGCCGAGCAACCTGAAATTCAGGAGCGCGCGGCGGTGACGGCAGCAGCAGACACTGAAACGGTCAACACCGTGGAGCCCACTCAGCCCGCCGAGGCCATCCCGGCGGAGCAACCGAAACCTGCCCGCGGGAAGACCGGCCGCCGCCCCAGCAGGGCCGGGATTGCGTCCCTGGCAGAGATTGAGCCTGCTCCCGTGACCGCGACGGAGGGCTCTGAAGAGCCCACCGCGCCGAAGCGGAAGGCAGGACGTGGTCGTCAGGCGGCTGCGCCCGTCACCGAACCGGAGGTGCAGGCGCCCACCGCTGAGTTGGCGCCAGAGCCGGGTGCTCCAGCCGTGAAGCCTGCGCGGCGGGGCCGCAAGCCCAGGGCCGCACCCATGCAGGACACCCCGGCCAGCGAACCGGAGGGTGTGGCAGACGCCTTGCCCGACCTGGCTCCCACGGACGCCGATCCGGTGATCCTGGAAGTGCCCCGCAAGCGTGGAGGCCGCCGCAAGAACGTGCTGCCGGTCGCGCCGCTGGAGGACGTGCTGACGGGTGTGGAGGCGGTCACGAGCGAGCCTCAGCCGACTGAGGTCGCAGCCGAGGCCGTTGAAACTGAGCCGGTCACCGCCGAACCCCTGGTCGCCGAGGCACCCGCTGCCGAGACGAAGGGTCGCCGGGGCCGCAAGAAGAAGCCGGAGGCGGCGCCCGCACCCACCCCGGTGGATGCTGATGAGCCTACGCCGGTCGTGGATCAGGCCGCGGAGTCCGTCGAGGAGGCAGAGGCCGGGGAGCCGCTGCCGGGCCTGGATCCGCTGAGGGATCTCGTGGTGGCGCAGCTGCGGAAGCTGGGCCGCCCGGTGCACGTGCGGGATCTGGAGCGCACCTTCACGCGGCAGACCATGAACCGTCTGGGCGGCTGGCGCGAGCTGACGGACCTGCTCGACACGCTGGTCGAGGACGGGCAGGTCATCCGCACCCGCAAGAAGACGTACGGGCTGCCCGAGGCGATGAGCCTGATCCGTGGGCGCTTCCAGGCGTCGGCGGCGGGCTTCGGCTTCGTGATTCCCGACAGTGGCGGCGAGGACTACTACGTCCCGGCCGAGCAGACGCTGGAGGCCTGGAACGGCGACATTGTGCTCGTGCGTCAGGAGGGCCGTGGCGACAGCCGGGACGACCGCGGCCGGGGCGGGTCGCGCCGCGGGCAGCGGGGGGACGGCAATCCCCGCGCGAGCGTCGTGCGGATCGTGCAGCGCGCCTACCGTCAGCTGGTGGGGACGCTGGAATTCCATCACGGGCACCCGATCCTGAAGCCGGACGATCACCGCGCGCGGCACCGCATCCTGCTGCTGCCCGAGGGTCTGGACGGCCTGGAGGCCGGGGCGCGCGTCGTGACCGAACTGTTCTGGCCCGAGCATACGGGCGAGGACGAGGTGTTCGGGCAGGTGTCGCGCGTGCTGGGCGACCAGGATGATCCGGTCACCGAGACGGAGGCCGTGATCGTGAAGTTCGGCCTGCGCGGCGACTTCCCCGAGGACGTGCTGGAGCAGGCGAACGCGATTCCCACCCAGATTCCCGAGGAGGCCCTGAAGGGCCGCCTGGACCTGCGGGACTTCAATATCTTCACGGTGGACGGCCGGGACGCGAAGGACTTCGACGACGCGATCCACATCCAGCCGACGCCCGAGGGCACCTTCGTGGTGGGCGTGCACATTGCCGACGTGAGCCATTACGTGCAGGAGGGCTCGCCGCTGGACGAGGAGGCGTACGCGCGGGCGACCAGCGTGTACCTGCCGGGCCGGGTGCTGCCCATGCTGCCCGAGCACCTCAGCAACGGCGTATGCAGCCTCGTGCCGTACGAGGACCGCCTGACCATGACGGCGCTGGTGGAACTGAGTGCCGAGGGCGAGATCCTGAAGGTGCAGCTCGCGCCCAGCGTCATCAACAGCAAGGCCCGTCTGACGTACGACGAGGTGCAGGCGTACAGCGAGGCGACCGCCACGCTGCCCGAACACGCCCGGCACCTCGAGGGCGACCTGCACCTGCTGCTGAAGATCACCACGAAGCTGCGCCAGAAGCGGCTGCGTGAGGGCTCGCTGGACTTCAAGCTGCGCGAGGTGAAGGTGGACGTGGGCCCCGACGGGCGCATGGAACTCATCCCGATCCGCGAGGAGACGGCGCGCGGCATGATCGAGGACCTGATGCTGCTGGCGAACAAGGTCGTCGCGCACGAGCTGATCCAGCGCGAGATCCCGGCCCTGTTCCGCATTCACGAGGAACCCACCCTCCAGCGCTTCCAGGACGTCACGAACGCCATCGGGCGCCTGGGGCTGGCCTTCCCCGGCGGGGAGCCCACCCCGCAGGCGTACCAGGCGGTGCTCAAGCAGGTACGGGGCACGCCGCGCGAGAGCGTCGTGAACACGCTGCTGCTGCGCTCCATGCAGCAGGCGAAGTACGCCGGGGAGAACCTGGGGCACTTCGGGCTGGCGTTCGACGAGTACCTGCACTTCACCTCGCCGATCCGCCGCTACCCGGACCTGCTCGTGCACCGCGTGCTGCGCGGCATGCTGTCGGGCGAACTGAAGGCCAGTTCGCGCGGGGTGGCGCAGCTTCAGGCGCGCCTGCCCGGCATGGGCGAGCACACCAGTGAGCGGGAACGCGCGGCGACGGAAGCGGAGCGGGACCTCACGAAGTACTACCAGGCGAAGTGGGCGCAGGAGCACCTCGGGGAGTCGTTCCCCGGCACGGTGTCCGGCGTGGTGGCCAGCGGGCTGTTCGTGGCGCTGGACAACGGCGTGGAAGGCAAGCTGCACATCTCACACCTGGACGACGACTACTACGTGTTCATCGAGGACGCGCAGATCCTGCGTGGCCGCAGCCGCGGGCGGTCGTACCGCCTGGGCGATTCGCTTCACGTCACGATTCAGGCCGTGAACCCGCTGGCTCGCCAGACGGATTTCACGCTGGCCGACCCGACCGACCCGGACTACCGCCCGGGCGACCTTCATCAGGAGACCGATATGGATTCACCCGTCAAACCCCGTGCCCGCCGCCGTGAGGACCGCGAGCAGGAGAAACGCGAGAAGTTGCAGAGCCTGCCCGTGAGCGAACCGAAGAAGTTCACGCTGGAGGACCCCTCGAACCGGCCCACGCTGTCGCCCTCCGCGGGCGGACGTGGCGGGCGTGGACGCCAGGCCCCGGCAGGCCGCAGTGAGGGACGCGGTGAGAGTCGGGGCGAGGCGCGTGGCGAGGGCCGCGAACGGGGCCAGGGCCGCACCTTCGGCGGGGTGAGCATGGGCCGCTCCCGGCGCGTGATCACGCTGGAACGCCCCCGCAACGAGCACCTGCGCCCGGTGAACATCACGGTGCAGCGCATGTA